Genomic segment of Candidatus Hydrogenedentota bacterium:
GACCCATAAGACCCATAAGACCCATAAGACCCATAAGACCCATAAGACCCATAAGACCCATAAGACCCATAAGACCCGACACATAAACGCCACATTCCCTTGTGCCCCTTTGAGCCCATTGCTATACTTACCCGACTTCAGGCTCAACACGAGGATCTCCCCATGGCCAAAGGCGGCGCGAAGATATTATTTGGATTGTTTTTCACCATCCTCCTGTCGGGCGGGCTGGCGGGAGGCGGCGCGTGGTACTTGACCGAGCACCGGGCGGAGGGCTACCGTGCGACGGCGCTCCTCCTTCTGGCCCCCGCTCCGGTCGCCGTATCCTCGCCCACCGCTCCGGACGCCGATCCCCTTCGGGCGCGCATCGAGTCCGCGCTGGGCATCGACACGCAGGCGGCGGCCCTTGCCGGTATCTCGCCGCCCGACTATGCGGTGCTGTTTCAATCCGATGAGATGGCCAACAAGTTGAAGGCCCGGCTGGAGTCTATTCAGACAGAGAAAGGAGTCACGGGACCCGCGCAAACGTTGGAGCAGGTTCGCGCCGCGATGAAGGCCGAGTCTCAGGTGGCCCTGCGGTCCGCGAGCAACGTGGTGTACAGCCAAATGGTGCGCCTTCACTATACGGCGACGAACCCCGAAATTGCGGCGGCGGTGGCCAATGCCTGGAGCCAGCTTTGCGTGGAGCAGGCCAATGCGCTCGTGGCTGCGCAAACGCTGGAGCGCGAAGCGCCGCTGAAATCGTCCCTGGAAACCGCCCGCGCCGCGCTGGCTGCGGCGCTGCAAAAACAGACGGAGTTGGGTTCGACCAGCCAACTGGAAGCGCTTGAAATCGCCGCAACCGATGGCGCCCGGGCGCTCGCGGAACTCAAGGAAAACATCCACCGCCTCGAGGGGAACGCCGCACGCGACGACGCGGCCCTCAAAGCCCTCAAGGCCTACGCCTCCAAGGCGCCGGTGGCCGTTGCGCTGGAACTCTCGGTAAAGGAAGCCGACGCGGAGGCCGCTCTTGCGGGCTCCAAGGCGGAGAGTGAATATATCGCCGCGAAGCTCGCGGAACTGGAGGCCGCCCAGCGGGAGGCCCAAACCCAGTGGGCTCAGGCCCGTGGCGTACATGAGTCTGTCAACGCGGAAGTGAATCGGCTTTCGGCAGACGTTCGAGCACTGGAGGAATCTCTCCGCAATGCCGCAGCCGGAAGCGTCGGCGCAAGCGTGGCGGCGCCCGCTGTCGCTCCAACCGCCCCCGTTGGCCCCCATCGCTACGTCATCGTTGCGGGTGCGGCGGTACTCGGCGCCCTCGCGGGCCTCATCATCTACTTTGGCCTGTTGACCCTGCGGGTCTATGCGCGGGCGCTGGATCGCGCCTGAAGGGCGGCCCCGGCGTCACCGTGAAGCAGCGATTTCTTCAGGGCGCGGCCTACTCCACGGGGAGTATGATCTACTCCACGCTGGCCCTCCTCGTGGCGGGCAAGCTCATGACGAATGCCCTGACGCCGGAGGCGGTGGGCCAGGTGGCGCTCCTGCTGATCCTGGGCGAGTTGCTGGGCACCTGCTGTAACCTGGGCCTCACCGCGGCCCTGCCGAAATTGTTGCCGGCCTGCGATGAACCGGGCCGCGCGGGACTCCTCGGCGCGCTCCTTCCCTTTCAAATGTTATCGGCGCTCCTCATGGCCGCCGTCTGCGGGCTGGGGGCGCTTTTCGCACCATGGTGGCGTCCCCTGGCGGAGGGCTTTCTTCCGCTGCCGGTGGCGCTGCTCTGGCTGGCGCCGCCCCTGCTTCTGATCATCACGCTCCGCGATTTTCTGCTGGCCGCCGCCGCCGGGCTTCACGCCTACGGCCTGCGGGCCGGGGCGATCATGCTCATGTCTTCCCTTCAGATGCTGACCTTCGGCGCGCTCTTCGTGCTGGGGGTGGAGGAGGCGTTTCACTACGCCCTGGCCTATATTGTTTCCGGAGCGGCGGGCACGGGCTTGCTGCTGCGCATCGCGCCCCGGCCCTATGGCTGGGATGGCCCCCTCGTCCGGCGGCAGGTGGGCTTCAGCGCACCGCTCTTTGCAAATACGCTGCTGGGCTTTGCCTACCAGCGTCTGGACACGGTGATCGTCGTCTATTTCCTCGGCGTGGGCAGTGCGGCTGTCTTCGAGATGGCCAAGCGCATTCCCGGCGTGGTGGCACGATTTCTGAACGCGGGGCTGGTGCCCTATCTTCCGAGCATCGCCGGACTGCTTCGGGATTCGGGCCGTGACGGCGCGGGGCTGCTGCTCCAGCGGGCCTCGGCCTACTCGGCCTTCACCGGTTATCTCGCCACGCTGGCCGTGGTGGCCGTGCAGGAGCCGCTGCTTGCCGCGCTTTTCACTACGGACTACGAAGGCGCCGCGCCCGCCATGGGGCCGCTGCTCATCGCGGCGTGTCTCGCTACCCAGGCGGGACTCATGGGGCAGGCCCTGATCGCCCTGGACCGGCCCGTGCTGGTGATGAACATCAACGTGGGGCTGGCCGCGATTGGAATAGGCCTGAACCTGCTGTTGATTCCCCAATTCGGCCTCGCGGGTGCGGGGTGGAGCGCGGCGGCGGCGGCCTGGTTCAGTTTCGTGCTGCAGCGTGCGGCCGTCGCAAGGGCGGGCCTTCCATTGACGCGGTCCGGCGCCCTCTGGATAACGATCTTCTTCGTGGCGACCTATGGCTTCGCATGGTGGATGAATTCGGTATTCTGGACGCTGGTGGCGGCGTTGGTCTATGGCGCGGCGTGCCTCGGGGCGGGGTCGGTTTCATTCAAGGAACTTCGCACGCTCCTCCGCAGAGAGGAGGCCCCATGATTCTGGGTATCGACGGACGGCTGGCCAATGCGAAGCGACCCGCGGGCGTGGGCCACTATTGTCGCGAGGTGCTTCGGGCCCTGGGCGAATTGGATGCGGGGCTGTGGCTCCGGGTTTATCTGGACGACGAACCCGTGCCGGAACTTCCGGTGCGCCGGGATCGAATCCGCATGCTACCGCGCGGTCCCCTATGGACCCATCGCATCCTCGCAAACGAGTTGCGCAGCCATCCGCCGGATGTATTTTTTTCTCCGCTGGCGCAGTCGCCCTGGCGATGCCCCTGTCCGACGCTGGTTACGGTGCTGGATCTGGCGGCGTGGAGTCACCCGAGCTTCTTCCCCTGGCGGAAGCGGCTCACGATGAAGATGCAGGCGCGCCATGCGATTGGGGCGGCGGGTCACCTCGTGGCCATCAGCGAAGCCACCGCCACGGACCTCGCACAACGATTCCGATTGGACTCCGCGCGCATTACGGTGGCCCCGCTGGGCTGCGGAGAGCGCTTCTTTAATCCCGCACCGCCGGAGCCCGGCACTATCCTCGCCTCGTTACCAGAGCGCTATGTGCTCTACCTGGGCCAGGTGCAGCCGCGCAAGAATCTGCTCCGCCTGATCGCGGCCTTTGAACGGGTGTTGACGGCGCATCCGGCCCTCCCCCACCACCTCGTGCTGGCGGGCGGTCTGGGCTGGCAGAACGAAGCGATCTATCGCGCGGCGTTCGACTCGTCCGCGGCGGAGCGGATACAGTTTGTGGACTACGTTTCGGATGCCCAGGTGCCTGCACTTCTGGCGGGCGCCGACGTGCTGGCCCTCGTTTCACTTTGGGAGGGGTTTGGACTTCCAGCGCTGGAAGCGATGGCGGCGGGCACGGCGGTGTTGATCTCGAACTGCTCGTCGCTCCCCGAAGTCGTGGGTGATGCGGGTGTGCTCGTGGAGCCGGAGAATGAGAACGCGATTGCGGACGGTCTCGCGCGGTTGTTGCTTGACGATGGGTTGCGGGCGCAGTGCGAAGAACGGGGCCGGTCGCGTGCGCGGGCTTTTACCTGGGAGCGCACGGCGAGAGCGATCCTCGATGCCGCGCAGGGACTGACGCGCCCTAAAGATCTCAAGCGAGTAAGTTCCCGTTGATGCGTGCCAAGGTCTTGGCGTCGCGCCGGATATTGCAGCGGGCGTGGCTGTCCCGTCGTCGGGGAGGCGCCTTCGATACAGCAACGCTCACGCCGTCCGCGACACTGCTCCTCGATACGGGCACCTTGAAAGCCCCAAGTGTGCTCGGGCCACGACGGGACAGCCACGAACGTTGCGATGAATGGCGCTCGGACAAGGGCATCTTCAGATTATTGGTACTTTTTCTACCATGGCCACGGGTCCGTGTCAGTCCCTACTCTTCCCGCACCTCGAACTTTTCCGCGCTGAGCTTCAGGGCGACGATCCGGTCCGACAGGGCGATAGCGAGGGTGCTCACGTCGTCGTCGCGCTCGTGTTTGAATTCCATATCGGCGTCGTTGACGGTCAGCAGGGTGATGAACTCCTGTTTTCTCGTTTTCTCGGTTGTGGCGGCGGTGAGGTGGGCTTCGTTCAGTTCGAAGTTGGCCCACTCGGCGGGCGGGGTGCTGAATTCCTTACTCTGGGTGATTTCGAGTTTATCGGGATAGACGAAGTGCACGTCCACACTCCCAGGCGCCCCTTCCCAGAGGGCGCCGTCGCCGTCGATGATGAATCCTTCTTCGGCATGGAGCAGCCACTGGTAGTTGACCTCTTCGGGGGCCTCCAGCACATCGTGTATGACGACTACCCAGGGTTTGAAGAAGAAAATGCGCCGCGTCCATCGTTTGAGGTTTTCATAGGAAGCGCCCGCCTCGCCCGCCACCACATCCAGCGTGGGTGAGGTCTGGAAATGGGTAATCTGGCCCACGGCCGCGGGCGAATGAGGCACCTGGCCTTTGCCATCGACCAGGATGGCGTTGTCGGACTTGGTTTCCCACATCCACTCCTTATGATGGGGACTTCCATAGACGTCGCGCTTGCCGGTCATGCGCAGGGCCCGCTCGCCGCCGATGTTGAGTAGAAAGGCGTTGTTCGCATTGTAACCGTGGCTCTGGCGGCCCATGGGACTGCTCTTGAAGTGAATCTGGACGTTGCTCGCGCCGTCCGTCAGGTCACTGTTCAGCACGGCGAGTCCGGCGGCGGGAAAGGCCCGGGAAGACGGGAGCTTGTCGGGGCTTTGTGCCTGAACTGCGCCGCCGCGGAAGGCCTCGATAATACCGAGGTAGTCCGTGGGCTGCTTTGCGCCGCTCGCTTTGGCATACCAGGCCCAGTAGGGATTCTTCGCACCGGCGGCGAAGGTGCGCATGAGCTGGGCGATGGAGGCCGAGGTGGTGTTTTCAGCCTGATCGCCGAAAGCGCCCGCGTTGGTTCCGGGGGGCAGGGAATACATGGCGTAGTAGCCGGTGGCTTCAAAGAAGGGCTTTTCGAAGACATCCATGTTAAAGGCAGCCCTGGAAGCGAAGGCCCAGTACATGAATCGGCTCATATAGCTCGACCAGTAGGCGGTGCCCTCGTGCCAGCCGCCGTCTTCTCCGCCCCAGACGGGGTAGCAGGTATAGAAGATGGTCATGGCAAAGTCGAGCCACTGTTCGGACTCGGGGATTTCACCGTGGAACGCGATGGCCACTTCGCCCAGAAAGTGCCAGGCGCGGTTGGAGTGGCTTGCGTAGGGATTCCAGAGATGGTCCCGCTTCTGGAGGTGGTTGAAGCAATCCTTGCCGCGGATGGTCATGATCTCGACCATCTTTTTCCGCTCGGCCTCGCTGAATCGATTATGGCACCAGGAGTAAGCGCGGGCGGGATAATAAAGCAGGGGCATGCCCGCCTCGTCGTTGTACTCATAGCCTGTGGCGCCGCGCGGGTCCCATTTGCAGAAGGCGACCAGAAGATCTTTCGCGGCATCGCCGTATTTCTCGTCACCGGTAAGCTGATAGGCAAAGGCCAGGGTGGCCGCACTGTCGGTCACGTCGATGGCGCGCTTGCGGTTGCCCCACCAGATCTTTTTCCACTCTTCGCCTTTCATCTCGATGCCCGCGGGATACTTGGGCGGCTCGTTGGTGTCCGGCGGCGATTCGAGGAGTTTGTCAGCCTGGGCGAGCAAGGCATTCCAGGGCTTCTTCAAGGGGCCATCGACCGCCTCTTTTAGGGCGGGCACTTCCTCGGGGCGGAAGAACAAACGGGGATGTTCCGAGGGAATACGGCTTGCGAGTTCGGCTGTCGGAGGTTTGGGGAAAGGCCGCGCATCGGCGGCGACTTCAAACTTTCGCACCTCGCTCCAGGGACTCGGTGTTCCCGCTTTATCGACGGCGGCATAGCGCCAGAACCAGGTGCCGGCCTCGAGCGCGCCCTCGGGGGCAAAAGAGGACCAGGGCAATTCGGGCCAGGCTTTGACCGATTCCGTAAAGCCCTCATCGCGGGCGACCTCCAGCGCATAGTGGGCGGCTCCCTTGACCGGACGCCAGACGAAGGCCGGCGGGGTTGTCGTGGCGGTGCTTTCGTGGGCGGGGCGAAAGCCCCACTCCTCGGGTTTGGCGGGGGAATCGTCCACGGCCAGGACACCAACGGAGGCGATCTGGCTCAGGGTGAGCAACAGGGGTAACAAGGTCATGGCTTGCTCCATGGAGTGTTATGCGCGAATTCGCGGGAGTTCCAGGGGGCATGATAGTCCATTCAGGCCGGGAATTTCAGGTATACTTCGGGGATGACCCCGGCCCCGGGCCGATTCGACAAAGGAGTACGTCTTGGAAATTAAGTCTTTCGTCATGACCCCCTTCGCCATGAACTGTTATGTCATCAAAGATAGCGGCGAGGCGCTGGTAATTGATCCCGGAGAGGCCACGCGGGAACTCAAGGCCTTTGTGGCGGATGATAAGGTAACGATGGTTTTCAATACGCACTGCCACATCGACCACAGCGGCGGCAACGCGGGCATGGTGGCGGCCACTGGCGCGCCCCTGGTGTGCCACCGGGACGACCTGCCGCTGCTTCGCGCGCTCACGCAGCAGGGCATGATGTTTGGCGTGGCCTGTGAAGCTTCGCCGGACCCGGATCAGTTTATTGAGGAGGGCGACGTGGTGAAGGTGGGCAACGTGGAACTCAAGATCCTGCACACACCCGGCCACGCGCCGGGCCACGTGGTGCTCGTGGGCGATGGCTTTGTCATCGGCGGCGATGTGCTTTTCAACGGGTCCATCGGCCGGACGGACTTGCCGGGCGGGGACTATGACCAACTGATCAATTCGATCCAGACGAAACTGATGCCCCTGCCGGATGAGACCATGGTCTACTGTGGTCATGGCCCGGCCACGACCATCGGCCGGGAACGGGCAACCAATCCATTTCTGAGAGGCTTATGAACACACTTGCCATTCTGGGCGCGCTTCTGCTTTCGGGCGTCGATATTACGGTGTCGCCCGATCAGCCCCTGCCCTTCAGCTATGTGGACGATCCGCTGATTGTGGAGATCCGGAGCGACGCGGTTACGCGGGCGGACATCACCATCGGCCTGGAATCCTCCGACGGTCAGGGCAAAGTGAGCCAGGTGTTCCCCGCGACACCGCTGGGGCCGGAGATCAACCGCTGGTGCGCGCTGAAGGAGATCCCGCCCATGCGGGGGCCGTGGAAGGTGACGGTGGAAGTGCGGGCGGACAATGGCGAGTCCTTTCACGACGCAGAGGTCTATCGCGTTGATCGGCCCGCAAACGCCTTTGTCCATCCTCTCTATGCCTTCGGCGATTCGCTGGACCGGGAGACGCTGCTCGCACTGCGTGGCGTGGGCGTGAATCTGGTTCGTGTTCCCGCGGATCTGGCGGACCTTGCGGACCTGCTGGAAGAGGTCGTGCTGCTGGATATGAAGGCGATTGTTACCCTTGGCGGCGATGGCGATATCGCGGCAAAGGCGGAAGCGCTGGCGACCGTCCGCTGTGCGGGTATTGAACGTTGGGAGTTGCCGGCGACTCGTGAGAATGCCGCGGGCCTGAAGGCCGTTGTGGAGCGGCTGCAATCCCTCGAATGCAAACTTCCCATCAGCCTTTCCGTTCGCGATGCCGCCGCGGTTCCGGATATTCTCACGACCATCGCCATACCGTCGCTGCAGCACCTGGTGATCAACGAATCTCCCGAGGGTCCGGGAGTGTTGGACGATTTGCGGGACAATCTGGCCGCCCTGGGTGTGGAGTCGCCCGTATTGGAGTACCTCTACGAAAACAGCGAGGCGGACGCCTTTCCCCCGGTGCTCTTCGACGCGCTCGCCCACCACGCGGCCCGGGTGGGCTTTCCGGCGTCGCTGGTCCTCAACGGCGGCGAACTCAAGTCCGGGCTTTCCTACCTGAATGGCCTGGCCCACGGCGTACCGCCCGCGCCCTTTGCGGGAAGCCTGCCCCAGCCTGGGAAGGCGCGGGCCCTGCTCTTCGCCTCGGGAAGTCGCTGGACGCTGGCCTTCTGGAGCAGCGGAACCAATGAGTCCATCGCCGTGCCGTGGAGCGCGGATCATCCCTTTACCCTCGCCGATAGCTGGAACAACACCGCGCCGGTCGAAGCCCCGGAGGGGGAGGTCTGGAAGAGCCCCGCGTCGGGTGGCGTGCGTTTTCTTCTCGGCGAGGGCGGCCCGATCATCAAGGCGCCCCTTCTGAATCAGATCAAGGCGACTATCCGACATATCCTGGGCGAGAAGCCCCTCGACATGGCCTGGAGTGGCGAGGTGCGCGGCGCCATGGAGGCTATCGCGGCGAACCCCGAGGGCGAGCAAAGCCGGGTCCATTTCTTTACACTGCTCCGGGCTTTTCCGGAGATTGAGGACCGATGGCACACGGGCCAGCTTCCACGTCCCGTGGCGGTGGCGGCCCTGGCCCATCTGGCGGACTTGTCGCGGACGCTCTGCCGGCTGGAAGGGGCGCGGGAGGCGGGCTTCCTGGAACCGCTCGCGGATACGCTGGCGCGTTGCGAGGAATTTCAGAGTCTCTATTTGACTGGGGCCACCACGACGCCCCAGGCCCGGGCCCGGGGCGACTGGCTCGTTGCGGAGGTGCGCCGCCTTATGGACGATGCCGAGTCCCTGGCGGCCGGTGGCGCGAAGATCGAAGCCGATGCGGTGGCCGCGCTGGCGGAGTGGCGCGCGCGGGGCCTGGAGTTCGCCGCGAAGGCCGGTCCGCTGAGCGATCAGATGGAACTGCCGAAGGTGGAAGAACCCAAAGCGGCGGAACCAGAACCGGAAGTGAAGAAAGAGGAGCCGAAAAAGCCTGCCGCCACCAAGAAAGCGCCGGCGAAAAAGACGTCGACCAAGAAGGCTCCGGCCAAGAAAAAGAAATAGCCGCAGGGACAGCGTCGCCTCGCAATAGCGTTCGCAAGAGTCACCTTGTGTAACGTCGGAGCAAGCCGTCACGAGGAGAGAACGCTTCAACCGGCGGGGCTGTCCCTGGTTCACAACAGCCTGCGAAAGCCGACGTGCGCTTCGGGTCCTTCGAGGGCCTCGCCAATGCTATCCGCGGCGATACACGCCGCGAGTATGGCAAAGACTTCCTCCATCGCTTCCGCATGTTGCTCCACGATGGCCTCGGTGTGGGCCAGGGTCGGATAGATTACCGGACCGGCGAGGTAGCCGCGCTTGAGCATCTCCTGAATATACAGGGTCTTCAATGCATTGGCCTGGGGGTGATCAAAGGCGAAGTGGGCGAGGCAGGGATAGCCCTCGTGGCCCGATATGGGGACACCGTGGCGCGCGGCGCTCTCCCGCCAGTGGCGCTGCATGGAAGAACCGATGGCCGCAATATGCCCCGGCACATCCTCCCGCGCCATGACATCCAGCACGGCGAGGGCCGCGACAGGTCCCACGGACTCGGTCCAGTAGGTACTGCTGATGAAGGACTTGTGGGCCCCCTCCATGGCGGCCCGTGTGCCGATGACGGCGCTGATGGGATGGCCGTTGCCCAGGGCTTTGGCGAAAACCGCGAGGTCCGGGTTAACGCCCAGCTTCAGGTGAGCCC
This window contains:
- a CDS encoding polysaccharide biosynthesis C-terminal domain-containing protein; the protein is MKQRFLQGAAYSTGSMIYSTLALLVAGKLMTNALTPEAVGQVALLLILGELLGTCCNLGLTAALPKLLPACDEPGRAGLLGALLPFQMLSALLMAAVCGLGALFAPWWRPLAEGFLPLPVALLWLAPPLLLIITLRDFLLAAAAGLHAYGLRAGAIMLMSSLQMLTFGALFVLGVEEAFHYALAYIVSGAAGTGLLLRIAPRPYGWDGPLVRRQVGFSAPLFANTLLGFAYQRLDTVIVVYFLGVGSAAVFEMAKRIPGVVARFLNAGLVPYLPSIAGLLRDSGRDGAGLLLQRASAYSAFTGYLATLAVVAVQEPLLAALFTTDYEGAAPAMGPLLIAACLATQAGLMGQALIALDRPVLVMNINVGLAAIGIGLNLLLIPQFGLAGAGWSAAAAAWFSFVLQRAAVARAGLPLTRSGALWITIFFVATYGFAWWMNSVFWTLVAALVYGAACLGAGSVSFKELRTLLRREEAP
- a CDS encoding glycosyltransferase family 4 protein, giving the protein MILGIDGRLANAKRPAGVGHYCREVLRALGELDAGLWLRVYLDDEPVPELPVRRDRIRMLPRGPLWTHRILANELRSHPPDVFFSPLAQSPWRCPCPTLVTVLDLAAWSHPSFFPWRKRLTMKMQARHAIGAAGHLVAISEATATDLAQRFRLDSARITVAPLGCGERFFNPAPPEPGTILASLPERYVLYLGQVQPRKNLLRLIAAFERVLTAHPALPHHLVLAGGLGWQNEAIYRAAFDSSAAERIQFVDYVSDAQVPALLAGADVLALVSLWEGFGLPALEAMAAGTAVLISNCSSLPEVVGDAGVLVEPENENAIADGLARLLLDDGLRAQCEERGRSRARAFTWERTARAILDAAQGLTRPKDLKRVSSR
- a CDS encoding DUF4962 domain-containing protein, giving the protein MTLLPLLLTLSQIASVGVLAVDDSPAKPEEWGFRPAHESTATTTPPAFVWRPVKGAAHYALEVARDEGFTESVKAWPELPWSSFAPEGALEAGTWFWRYAAVDKAGTPSPWSEVRKFEVAADARPFPKPPTAELASRIPSEHPRLFFRPEEVPALKEAVDGPLKKPWNALLAQADKLLESPPDTNEPPKYPAGIEMKGEEWKKIWWGNRKRAIDVTDSAATLAFAYQLTGDEKYGDAAKDLLVAFCKWDPRGATGYEYNDEAGMPLLYYPARAYSWCHNRFSEAERKKMVEIMTIRGKDCFNHLQKRDHLWNPYASHSNRAWHFLGEVAIAFHGEIPESEQWLDFAMTIFYTCYPVWGGEDGGWHEGTAYWSSYMSRFMYWAFASRAAFNMDVFEKPFFEATGYYAMYSLPPGTNAGAFGDQAENTTSASIAQLMRTFAAGAKNPYWAWYAKASGAKQPTDYLGIIEAFRGGAVQAQSPDKLPSSRAFPAAGLAVLNSDLTDGASNVQIHFKSSPMGRQSHGYNANNAFLLNIGGERALRMTGKRDVYGSPHHKEWMWETKSDNAILVDGKGQVPHSPAAVGQITHFQTSPTLDVVAGEAGASYENLKRWTRRIFFFKPWVVVIHDVLEAPEEVNYQWLLHAEEGFIIDGDGALWEGAPGSVDVHFVYPDKLEITQSKEFSTPPAEWANFELNEAHLTAATTEKTRKQEFITLLTVNDADMEFKHERDDDVSTLAIALSDRIVALKLSAEKFEVREE
- a CDS encoding MBL fold metallo-hydrolase; this encodes MTPFAMNCYVIKDSGEALVIDPGEATRELKAFVADDKVTMVFNTHCHIDHSGGNAGMVAATGAPLVCHRDDLPLLRALTQQGMMFGVACEASPDPDQFIEEGDVVKVGNVELKILHTPGHAPGHVVLVGDGFVIGGDVLFNGSIGRTDLPGGDYDQLINSIQTKLMPLPDETMVYCGHGPATTIGRERATNPFLRGL